The following are from one region of the Rhizobium sullae genome:
- the cmoA gene encoding carboxy-S-adenosyl-L-methionine synthase CmoA: MAKRAVSLFQTHQILQSEKRDEVFSEHDQPVGDFAFNAKVADVFDDMVSRSVPHYEEMQRMVCELAQDFARPNTNLYDIGCSTATTLLTLDPILDPRVKFIGIDNAPDMLEKARQKVACKSAQRPIDLVTADLHEGLYMENASVVTMLLTLQFIRPLYRERVMKMIYSGLNEQGCLLLIEKLTSEDTTFNRLFIQHYYDFKRRNGYSDIEIAKKREALENVLIPYRLEENVLLLKETGFRHVEVFFRWYNFCGIVAVK; the protein is encoded by the coding sequence ATGGCCAAGCGTGCCGTGAGCCTGTTTCAGACCCACCAAATCCTGCAGTCCGAGAAAAGGGACGAGGTCTTCAGTGAGCACGACCAGCCCGTCGGAGATTTTGCCTTCAATGCCAAGGTCGCCGACGTGTTCGACGACATGGTCAGCCGCTCCGTGCCGCATTATGAAGAAATGCAGCGCATGGTGTGCGAGCTGGCCCAGGATTTTGCCAGGCCCAACACCAATCTCTACGACATCGGCTGCTCGACCGCGACCACATTGCTGACGCTCGATCCCATCCTGGATCCGAGGGTGAAGTTCATCGGCATCGACAACGCGCCGGACATGCTGGAAAAAGCCCGCCAGAAGGTCGCGTGCAAGAGCGCGCAGCGGCCGATCGATCTCGTTACCGCCGATCTTCACGAGGGGCTTTACATGGAGAACGCCAGCGTCGTCACAATGCTGCTGACCCTGCAATTCATCCGTCCGCTTTACCGGGAACGGGTGATGAAGATGATCTATTCAGGTTTGAACGAGCAAGGCTGCCTGCTGCTGATCGAGAAACTGACCAGCGAGGATACGACCTTCAATCGTCTGTTCATCCAGCATTACTACGATTTCAAGCGGCGGAATGGTTATTCGGATATTGAAATCGCCAAAAAACGTGAGGCGCTGGAAAACGTACTAATCCCCTATCGCCTCGAAGAGAACGTCTTGCTTCTGAAGGAAACAGGCTTCCGGCATGTCGAGGTTTTCTTCCGTTGGTACAATTTCTGCGGGATCGTTGCGGTCAAGTAA
- a CDS encoding methyltransferase family protein, with product MLVALSGLALRATVIGYAYIQRGGLNKKVYAKNLVTEGMFGICRNPLYVGNLLIYAAVFLMHGDPQVVTTGIASFLFMYQCIIYAEEDYLEGKFGEGYRVYCADVPRWIPRFRKFAEATEGMAFNLKRVIGKDYSTISATVIALLSVDIYEHLAVPEPTANRSYLLLLAALIALIGLMAGVIRILKKRGNFRESKAV from the coding sequence GTGCTCGTTGCGCTTTCCGGTTTGGCCCTCCGTGCCACCGTCATTGGCTATGCTTATATTCAACGCGGCGGCCTGAACAAGAAAGTCTACGCCAAAAACCTCGTGACCGAGGGTATGTTCGGAATCTGCCGAAACCCCTTGTACGTTGGCAATCTGCTCATCTACGCGGCCGTTTTCCTGATGCACGGCGATCCGCAGGTGGTCACAACCGGCATCGCGTCATTCCTGTTCATGTACCAGTGCATCATCTATGCGGAGGAAGATTACCTCGAGGGCAAGTTCGGCGAAGGATACCGGGTCTATTGCGCCGATGTGCCGCGCTGGATACCGCGCTTCCGCAAATTCGCCGAAGCCACCGAAGGGATGGCATTCAACCTGAAGCGGGTGATCGGCAAGGATTATTCGACGATTTCGGCCACCGTGATCGCGTTGCTGTCGGTGGATATCTATGAACACCTCGCCGTCCCGGAACCGACCGCGAACCGGTCATACCTGTTGCTGCTCGCCGCTTTGATCGCGCTTATCGGGCTGATGGCCGGCGTAATCAGAATCCTCAAGAAACGCGGCAACTTCCGCGAAAGTAAAGCGGTTTGA
- the cobT gene encoding nicotinate-nucleotide--dimethylbenzimidazole phosphoribosyltransferase: MSVSGLPFDDFRALLRDLPGPDTRALVAARERDAQLTKPPGALGRLEEIAFWLAAWTGRAPSVNRPLVAIFAGNHGVARQGITPFPPAVTQQMVENFAAGGAAINQICVAYDLGLKIFDLALDYPTGDITEEAALSERDCAATMAFGMEAIAGGTDLLCIGEMGIGNTTIAAAINYALYGGSARDWVGPGTGSEGEMLERKVAAVERAVELHRDHLNDPLEIMRRLGGREIAAMAGAILAARVEKIPVLIDGYVATAAGAILHAANPSALDHCLIGHVSSEPGHLRAIEMLGKTPLLALGMRLGEGTGAALAAGIVKAAAACHSGMATFSQAGVTNKH; this comes from the coding sequence ATGAGCGTTTCAGGCCTGCCGTTCGACGATTTCCGTGCGCTGCTGCGCGATCTGCCGGGACCGGATACCCGGGCGCTGGTGGCCGCGCGCGAGCGCGACGCGCAGCTGACGAAGCCGCCGGGCGCGCTAGGCAGGCTCGAGGAGATCGCCTTCTGGCTGGCGGCCTGGACGGGCAGGGCGCCCTCCGTCAACCGGCCGCTGGTTGCGATCTTCGCCGGCAACCACGGCGTGGCGAGACAGGGCATCACGCCCTTTCCGCCGGCGGTAACGCAGCAGATGGTGGAGAATTTCGCCGCCGGGGGTGCTGCGATCAACCAGATCTGCGTCGCATACGATCTCGGTCTCAAGATCTTCGATCTGGCGCTCGACTATCCGACCGGCGATATCACCGAAGAGGCAGCACTTTCCGAGCGCGATTGCGCGGCGACAATGGCCTTCGGCATGGAGGCGATTGCGGGCGGCACGGATCTGCTCTGCATCGGCGAGATGGGAATCGGCAACACGACGATCGCGGCTGCGATCAACTACGCGCTTTACGGCGGTTCGGCACGCGACTGGGTGGGGCCGGGAACCGGCTCCGAGGGCGAGATGCTGGAGCGCAAGGTTGCGGCCGTCGAGCGCGCCGTCGAGCTGCACCGCGACCATCTGAACGATCCGCTGGAAATCATGCGCCGCCTCGGCGGCCGCGAGATCGCGGCGATGGCCGGCGCCATCCTTGCGGCGCGCGTCGAGAAGATACCGGTGCTAATCGACGGCTATGTGGCGACGGCGGCGGGCGCCATCCTGCATGCGGCCAATCCGTCGGCGCTCGATCACTGCCTGATCGGCCATGTCTCCAGCGAACCGGGGCATCTCAGGGCGATCGAGATGCTCGGCAAGACGCCGCTTCTGGCGCTCGGCATGCGGCTCGGCGAGGGTACGGGTGCAGCCCTTGCCGCTGGCATCGTGAAGGCCGCGGCAGCCTGCCATTCCGGAATGGCGACCTTCTCGCAGGCGGGCGTCACCAACAAGCACTGA
- a CDS encoding cation transporter, with protein MESGLSDPRLRSNVLIVALLNFVFFGVEFAVALSIGSISLFADSIDFLKGASVSVLIAFALGWSMKARTRVGMGLAGILVLPALALLWALWSKFNNPIPPEPSTLWLTGAVGLIVNWSCAFLLGRFHSVSLARAALLFARADAVANVAIFLTGLVTAYVWQSVWPDVIVGLAIAVMNVDAGRAVWRAAHEEHKAAV; from the coding sequence ATGGAAAGCGGTCTTTCTGATCCACGCCTTCGCAGTAACGTTTTGATCGTGGCGCTGCTCAACTTCGTCTTTTTCGGGGTAGAGTTCGCCGTCGCCCTCTCCATTGGTTCAATTTCACTTTTTGCCGACAGCATTGATTTCCTAAAGGGCGCTTCTGTCAGTGTCCTGATTGCGTTCGCGCTCGGATGGTCGATGAAGGCGCGGACGCGAGTGGGCATGGGGCTTGCCGGAATACTGGTCCTGCCCGCTCTGGCGCTGCTCTGGGCACTTTGGAGCAAATTCAATAATCCGATTCCGCCGGAGCCATCTACGCTCTGGCTGACGGGGGCGGTCGGTCTGATCGTTAACTGGAGTTGCGCTTTCCTGCTGGGACGGTTCCACAGCGTCAGCCTCGCCCGGGCCGCCCTTCTTTTCGCCCGCGCCGATGCCGTCGCCAATGTGGCGATCTTTCTGACCGGCCTCGTCACCGCCTACGTTTGGCAATCTGTCTGGCCTGACGTGATCGTCGGCCTTGCCATAGCCGTTATGAATGTCGATGCCGGGCGTGCGGTTTGGAGAGCCGCACACGAAGAACACAAGGCTGCAGTTTAG
- a CDS encoding uracil-DNA glycosylase family protein, whose product MILADLHGEIARCRVCRDTPLRADDPLPHEPRPIVVMSSVARILIAGQAPGLRVHESGIPFNDASGDRLRGWLQVDRETFYDPDRFAIVPMGFCFPGYGAKGSDLPPRRECAPLWRQKVIDRMPQIELVLTVGQYAQAWHMGGLRQPNMTETVKAWRETLFSNLSPAVLPLPHPSWRNSGWLKRNPWFEEELLPVLRNRVKLLIS is encoded by the coding sequence ATGATCCTTGCGGATCTGCATGGCGAAATCGCGCGCTGTCGCGTCTGCCGTGACACGCCGCTGCGGGCCGACGATCCGCTGCCGCACGAGCCGCGCCCGATCGTCGTGATGTCGTCTGTTGCGCGCATATTGATTGCGGGCCAGGCGCCGGGGCTCAGGGTGCATGAAAGCGGCATTCCCTTCAACGATGCCTCCGGCGACCGTTTGCGCGGTTGGCTGCAAGTGGACCGCGAGACATTCTACGACCCGGACCGGTTCGCGATCGTACCGATGGGCTTCTGCTTTCCGGGCTACGGCGCCAAGGGCAGCGATTTGCCGCCGCGGCGGGAATGCGCGCCGCTGTGGCGCCAGAAGGTGATCGACCGGATGCCGCAGATCGAGCTGGTGCTGACCGTCGGGCAATATGCGCAGGCATGGCACATGGGCGGCTTGCGCCAGCCGAACATGACCGAAACGGTGAAGGCGTGGCGCGAGACGCTGTTTTCAAACCTAAGCCCGGCGGTGTTGCCGCTGCCACATCCGAGCTGGCGCAACAGCGGCTGGCTGAAGCGCAATCCCTGGTTCGAAGAGGAACTGCTTCCTGTACTGCGCAATAGGGTAAAATTGCTCATATCCTGA
- a CDS encoding sensor histidine kinase, which yields MSTGVSTSTDKIIVDKSRSHRNKPVSRAVRRTRERLQSGHSSAAAFDRDALRMYMSAFLQGASIMPLFVITTAALGIYFTGNTQTFLWAVLTLTAYAANIYLVRRARKKEISPEAARKWRRVLLFGQLMIGSCWAVFALQECNACDPSGFILYKGATLLIALSVTAMSNFMLTPAVLVAFAPSVVALAAKAGISRDLLELSLAAIFTTTVIFFNYISDRLFQQNLKILSFQSEKDDLIAELEVAKSMSDEARRRAEEANLAKSRFLASMSHELRTPLNAILGFSEVMSAEVMGPLNNPTYKEYTNDIHRSGQHLLNLINEILDLSRIEAGKYELIEEAISLLDIAEDCIGMVQLRARGKNISITQQFEPELPSVWADEKSLRQVVLNLLSNAVKFTPQSGEIHVKVGWTAGGGQYISIKDNGPGIPEDEIPVVLSAFGQGSIAIKSAEQGTGLGLPIVQAILAKHDGQFVLKSKLREGTEVIAILPAKRVLQSLPAVEEAQAVSRKRKSFA from the coding sequence ATGAGTACCGGCGTTAGCACATCGACCGATAAGATTATCGTCGACAAATCCCGCAGTCACCGCAACAAGCCTGTCTCCCGGGCTGTGCGGCGGACGCGCGAGCGTCTGCAATCCGGCCATTCCTCCGCCGCCGCCTTCGATCGGGACGCGCTCAGGATGTATATGAGCGCCTTCCTTCAGGGCGCGTCGATCATGCCGCTCTTCGTCATCACCACTGCCGCGCTCGGCATCTATTTCACCGGCAATACGCAGACCTTCCTCTGGGCCGTGCTGACGCTGACGGCCTATGCGGCAAACATCTATCTCGTGCGCCGCGCCCGCAAGAAAGAGATATCTCCGGAAGCGGCGCGCAAATGGCGCCGTGTCCTGCTTTTCGGCCAGTTGATGATCGGCAGTTGCTGGGCCGTCTTCGCGCTCCAGGAGTGCAACGCCTGCGATCCTTCCGGCTTCATCCTGTATAAGGGCGCAACGCTGCTGATCGCCCTTTCCGTCACCGCCATGTCGAATTTCATGCTGACGCCCGCCGTGCTCGTTGCCTTCGCACCCTCCGTCGTGGCGCTCGCCGCAAAGGCCGGCATCTCGCGCGACCTGCTCGAGCTGAGCCTCGCAGCCATTTTCACGACGACCGTCATCTTCTTCAACTACATCAGCGACCGGCTCTTCCAGCAAAACCTCAAGATCCTCTCCTTCCAGTCGGAAAAGGATGACCTGATCGCCGAGCTCGAAGTCGCCAAGTCCATGTCAGACGAAGCGCGCCGGCGGGCGGAAGAGGCAAACCTTGCCAAGTCGCGCTTCCTGGCCTCCATGTCGCATGAATTGCGCACGCCGCTGAACGCCATCCTCGGCTTTTCCGAGGTAATGTCGGCCGAGGTCATGGGCCCGCTGAACAACCCGACCTACAAGGAATACACGAACGACATCCACCGCTCCGGCCAGCACCTGTTGAACCTCATCAACGAGATCCTGGACCTTTCGCGCATCGAGGCTGGGAAATACGAACTCATCGAAGAAGCGATCTCGCTCCTCGATATCGCGGAAGATTGCATTGGCATGGTGCAGCTGCGCGCCAGGGGCAAGAACATTTCCATCACCCAGCAGTTCGAACCGGAGCTGCCGTCGGTCTGGGCCGACGAGAAGTCATTGCGGCAGGTGGTGCTGAACCTGCTGTCGAACGCCGTGAAGTTCACGCCGCAAAGCGGCGAAATCCACGTCAAGGTCGGCTGGACGGCAGGCGGCGGCCAGTACATCTCGATCAAGGACAACGGCCCTGGCATCCCCGAGGATGAAATCCCCGTCGTACTCTCCGCCTTCGGCCAGGGCTCTATCGCCATCAAGAGCGCCGAACAGGGCACCGGCCTCGGCCTGCCGATCGTCCAGGCAATCCTTGCCAAGCACGACGGCCAGTTCGTCCTGAAATCCAAGCTGCGCGAAGGCACCGAAGTGATTGCCATCCTGCCCGCCAAACGCGTGCTGCAGAGCCTGCCCGCCGTCGAGGAAGCGCAGGCAGTGTCCCGCAAGCGGAAGAGCTTTGCTTGA
- a CDS encoding diacylglycerol kinase: MTKPAIGKLTGMSHFFAAAAYSWAGFQRLIRESAFRQELLFAAVSLILLAAVGASLWEVMIAVVLFLVLFAVEALNTAIEEVIDRISPEISMVGKHAKDLGSFAVLCAIAACGLYLLFAIGTHLIVIVFA, encoded by the coding sequence TTGACCAAACCTGCCATAGGCAAACTGACGGGTATGAGCCATTTCTTCGCTGCCGCCGCCTATTCCTGGGCGGGCTTCCAGCGCCTGATCAGGGAATCGGCCTTCCGGCAGGAGCTGCTGTTCGCCGCCGTTTCGCTGATCCTGCTTGCCGCCGTCGGGGCGTCGCTGTGGGAAGTGATGATCGCCGTCGTGCTTTTTCTGGTGCTCTTCGCTGTCGAGGCGCTGAACACGGCAATCGAAGAGGTGATCGACCGCATCTCGCCGGAAATCTCGATGGTCGGCAAGCATGCGAAGGATCTCGGCTCGTTTGCCGTCCTCTGCGCGATTGCCGCATGCGGGCTCTATCTCCTCTTCGCGATCGGCACGCACCTGATTGTGATCGTTTTCGCTTAG
- a CDS encoding thermonuclease family protein codes for MARGFRTIRDGVTAFAMLALIWLIAAKLNDAPDTVHAGQFHAADGDSLTLGAERMRLRGIDAPELNQSCERGGTRWACGWEARETLQRLVAGSDTRCGGGERDQYDRLLVVCRSGGIDLNAEMVARGMAVSYGNYEREEERARVEKAGLWAGTFERPRDVRDHERERSGFEDVRRLIGQVTGWE; via the coding sequence GTGGCGCGTGGTTTCAGAACGATACGCGACGGTGTCACCGCTTTCGCAATGCTCGCCCTGATCTGGCTGATCGCCGCAAAGCTCAACGACGCACCCGATACCGTGCACGCCGGGCAGTTTCATGCGGCAGACGGCGATAGCCTGACGCTCGGAGCCGAGCGCATGCGGCTGAGGGGCATCGATGCGCCGGAACTCAACCAGAGCTGTGAGCGCGGCGGAACACGCTGGGCCTGCGGCTGGGAGGCAAGAGAGACGTTGCAGCGGCTGGTGGCCGGAAGCGATACTCGATGCGGCGGCGGCGAACGGGACCAGTATGACCGGCTGCTTGTCGTCTGCCGGAGCGGCGGCATCGATCTCAATGCAGAGATGGTCGCCAGAGGCATGGCAGTCTCCTATGGGAACTACGAGCGGGAAGAGGAGCGGGCGCGCGTGGAAAAGGCAGGTCTCTGGGCGGGGACATTCGAGCGGCCGCGCGACGTGCGCGACCATGAGCGCGAGCGCTCTGGCTTCGAGGATGTGAGGCGCCTCATCGGGCAGGTGACGGGATGGGAGTGA
- a CDS encoding ATP-binding protein, with product MKREPSLIRPLILGITGVVIIFWLIAVVLSIQVMRHEFDEIFDSALQETAQRLSALIVDDVRHVDGADPEDTERPVPRRSREYLTYQLRDAEGGLVLRSADASAEPFDAPLANGFHDTDRYRIYTARAGDGLSFLQVADRLDERREAVRESALILLVPLLVLAPACVLAVWLIVRRAMRPIDTLRQEIATKDGGNIAPVDAGHLPRELLPIARSINLLLERLGSALDAEREFTANSAHELRTPIAGALAQTQRLIIELEDGPARRRARQIEASLVGLGRLAEKLLQLSRAEAGIGGSDKSADLRKVLDLIVDDFRRDSQSADRLRYQVAPGATLVRNADVDGFGIVMRNLIENALIHGDSAVPVTISLERNGIVRIVNGGAPLSETELQGIKKRFRRGKTNTAGSGVGLAIVESIAVQMGGELELFSPPLEASSGFEARLTIPDRDQNQYA from the coding sequence ATGAAGCGCGAACCGAGCCTCATCCGCCCGCTGATCCTTGGTATCACCGGCGTTGTCATCATCTTCTGGCTCATCGCCGTCGTGCTCAGCATCCAGGTCATGCGCCATGAGTTCGACGAGATCTTCGACAGCGCGCTGCAGGAAACGGCGCAAAGGCTTTCCGCACTCATCGTCGACGATGTCCGCCATGTTGACGGTGCCGATCCCGAAGACACCGAAAGGCCGGTCCCTCGCCGTTCGCGGGAATATCTGACCTATCAGCTGCGCGATGCCGAAGGTGGCTTGGTGCTGCGCTCGGCGGATGCATCCGCCGAACCGTTCGATGCCCCGCTCGCGAACGGTTTCCACGACACGGACAGATACCGGATCTATACCGCGAGAGCCGGCGATGGCCTTTCCTTTCTGCAAGTTGCCGACCGATTGGACGAGCGCCGCGAGGCCGTGCGCGAAAGTGCCCTTATCCTGCTCGTTCCGCTCCTGGTCCTGGCTCCGGCCTGCGTGCTGGCCGTCTGGCTGATCGTCCGGCGGGCGATGCGACCGATCGATACGCTGAGGCAGGAGATTGCGACCAAGGACGGTGGCAACATAGCGCCCGTCGATGCGGGCCATTTGCCAAGGGAGCTGCTGCCGATCGCGCGCTCGATAAATCTGCTGCTCGAAAGGCTCGGATCCGCGCTCGACGCCGAACGGGAATTCACCGCTAACAGTGCGCATGAACTGAGGACGCCGATAGCCGGGGCACTCGCCCAGACCCAGCGGTTGATCATCGAGCTCGAGGATGGACCCGCGCGCCGGCGCGCTCGCCAGATCGAGGCCTCACTCGTCGGGCTCGGCCGGCTGGCCGAGAAATTACTGCAGCTTTCGCGCGCCGAGGCCGGGATCGGCGGGAGCGACAAGTCGGCCGATCTTCGCAAGGTGCTCGACCTGATCGTCGACGATTTTCGGCGGGACAGCCAAAGCGCCGATCGCTTGCGCTATCAGGTGGCGCCCGGCGCCACACTCGTTCGCAACGCCGACGTCGATGGATTTGGCATCGTAATGCGCAATCTCATCGAAAATGCGCTTATTCACGGGGATTCAGCCGTTCCGGTGACGATCAGCCTGGAGCGAAACGGCATTGTCCGGATCGTGAACGGCGGGGCTCCCTTGTCGGAGACGGAACTGCAGGGCATCAAGAAGCGCTTCCGCCGTGGAAAGACCAATACCGCCGGCTCCGGTGTCGGCCTGGCTATTGTCGAGAGCATTGCCGTGCAGATGGGAGGGGAACTGGAGCTATTTTCCCCTCCGCTCGAAGCTAGCTCCGGGTTCGAAGCCCGTTTAACGATCCCAGACCGTGACCAGAACCAGTATGCCTAA
- a CDS encoding Lrp/AsnC family transcriptional regulator, with translation MDRLDRKILRLLQEDSTLAVADLAKKVGLSTTPCWRRIQKMEEDGVIKRRVAILDPEKVNTKVTVFVSIRTATHSIEWLRRFSEVVSDFPEVVEFYRMSGDVDYLLRVVVPDIAAYDAFYKRLIAKIEIRDVSSAFAMEQIKYSTQLPLDYMMLDNAKSSDD, from the coding sequence ATGGACCGTCTCGACCGCAAGATACTGCGCCTTTTGCAAGAAGATTCGACTTTGGCTGTGGCCGATCTCGCCAAGAAGGTGGGGCTTTCGACAACGCCCTGCTGGCGCCGTATCCAGAAGATGGAAGAGGACGGCGTGATCAAGCGCCGCGTCGCCATTCTCGACCCCGAGAAGGTCAACACCAAGGTCACGGTTTTCGTCTCGATCCGCACGGCGACGCATTCGATCGAGTGGTTGAGGCGCTTTTCAGAAGTCGTCTCCGACTTTCCGGAAGTGGTCGAATTCTACCGCATGAGCGGCGACGTCGATTACCTGCTGCGCGTGGTCGTGCCGGATATCGCCGCCTATGACGCCTTCTACAAGCGGCTGATCGCCAAGATCGAAATCCGCGACGTCTCCTCTGCTTTCGCGATGGAGCAGATCAAGTATTCGACGCAACTGCCGCTCGACTACATGATGCTCGACAATGCGAAGTCCAGCGATGATTGA
- a CDS encoding response regulator: MRILLVEDDGTIGEAVRDHVAASSHAVDWVRTIADAAAVREAVEYGLILLDLQLPDGSGIDFLKYMRRLEDTTPVIILTARDQISDRIEGLNGGADDYLVKPFNLDELEARIMAVSRRYRDTPHLLLRFANIEIDRPNRELAVSGEKVMLTSREWAILDILAARPGAVVAKDRIEDALYAFGQEIESNTVEVYVSRLRKKLGKDRIRTQRGLGYSLEDR; the protein is encoded by the coding sequence TTGCGTATTCTTCTAGTCGAGGATGACGGCACGATCGGCGAGGCGGTGCGCGACCACGTCGCCGCGTCTTCGCACGCGGTCGACTGGGTGCGGACGATCGCCGATGCCGCTGCGGTCAGGGAGGCCGTCGAATACGGCCTGATCCTTCTCGACCTACAATTGCCGGACGGCAGCGGCATCGACTTTCTGAAATATATGCGCCGGCTCGAGGATACGACGCCGGTGATCATTCTCACGGCCCGGGACCAGATCTCCGACCGGATCGAGGGGCTCAACGGCGGCGCCGACGACTATCTGGTAAAGCCCTTCAACCTTGATGAACTGGAAGCCCGCATCATGGCGGTGTCGCGCCGCTATCGCGACACGCCGCATCTGTTGCTTCGTTTCGCCAACATCGAGATCGACCGGCCGAACCGTGAGCTTGCCGTTTCCGGCGAGAAGGTCATGCTGACGAGCCGGGAGTGGGCGATCCTCGACATTCTGGCGGCCCGGCCCGGAGCGGTTGTCGCAAAAGACCGGATCGAAGACGCTCTCTACGCCTTTGGGCAGGAAATCGAAAGCAATACAGTCGAGGTCTACGTCAGCCGCCTGCGCAAGAAGCTCGGCAAGGACCGGATCAGGACGCAGCGCGGCCTCGGCTATAGTTTGGAAGACAGATGA
- a CDS encoding GNAT family N-acetyltransferase, producing MHGALAFAGGEAVGFVHYIFHRSTWSLSDSCYLQDLFVAPVVRGKEPEDFAIGGVTPAPSVYFSDVARQSTANGCSRDSSTRSILEFDR from the coding sequence GTGCACGGCGCGCTGGCCTTTGCTGGCGGTGAGGCTGTGGGTTTCGTGCACTATATCTTCCACCGCTCGACCTGGAGCCTCAGCGATTCCTGCTATTTGCAGGATCTCTTCGTCGCGCCGGTGGTGCGCGGCAAAGAACCGGAGGATTTCGCGATCGGCGGCGTGACACCCGCCCCCTCTGTTTACTTCAGCGACGTTGCCCGGCAGTCGACTGCGAATGGCTGCAGCCGTGATTCCTCGACAAGATCTATCCTTGAATTCGACCGGTAG
- a CDS encoding adenosylcobinamide-GDP ribazoletransferase: MIIKAYALDTARAVAFLSRLPVPQWVFSGDDGKLSRTVRAFPLAGIVIGVIPALTFLILLALRADRLMAALVGLAVQSLIAGALHEDGLSDTADGIGGGRDRDHALAIMKDSRIGSYGAIALIFSIALRAAALAAIAREVAPLAAALAIPAAACLSRAALVWHWHRLPPAKTDGIAAASGQPGESAMHVALVSACLFSALLVWPALGLLALVCSLLATGITVIAFTLYIRRKLAGHTGDTLGAAQQISEIAAFCALATAL, from the coding sequence ATGATCATCAAGGCCTATGCGCTCGACACTGCCCGCGCCGTCGCTTTCCTGAGCCGGCTTCCCGTGCCGCAATGGGTCTTTTCAGGAGACGACGGTAAGCTCAGCCGCACCGTGCGCGCCTTCCCGCTCGCCGGGATTGTCATCGGGGTCATCCCGGCCCTCACCTTCCTCATCTTGCTTGCGCTGCGCGCCGACCGGCTGATGGCAGCCCTCGTCGGCCTTGCCGTCCAGTCTCTCATTGCCGGCGCACTGCACGAAGACGGGCTCTCCGATACCGCCGACGGCATCGGCGGCGGACGCGACCGCGATCATGCGCTGGCGATCATGAAGGACAGCCGCATCGGCAGCTATGGCGCAATCGCCCTGATCTTCTCGATAGCACTTCGCGCCGCGGCCCTTGCCGCCATCGCCCGCGAGGTCGCCCCGCTTGCCGCCGCCCTCGCGATCCCCGCAGCCGCCTGCCTCAGCCGCGCCGCCCTCGTCTGGCACTGGCACCGTCTGCCGCCCGCAAAGACGGACGGCATCGCCGCCGCCTCGGGCCAGCCGGGCGAAAGCGCCATGCATGTCGCGCTCGTGTCCGCCTGCCTTTTTTCGGCCCTTCTCGTCTGGCCAGCGCTCGGCCTGCTGGCGCTCGTCTGCAGCCTGCTTGCAACCGGCATCACGGTCATCGCCTTCACCCTCTATATCCGCCGCAAGCTTGCCGGCCATACCGGCGACACGCTCGGCGCCGCCCAGCAGATTTCCGAAATCGCTGCCTTCTGCGCCCTTGCCACCGCCTTGTGA
- a CDS encoding DUF1289 domain-containing protein, translating into MQTPCIHLCSIDTATGFCMGCGRTLAEIGDWMSYSDEERQRIMTVLAARLFAEPATRLRETSAMPEQRS; encoded by the coding sequence ATGCAAACGCCCTGCATCCACCTATGCTCGATCGATACAGCCACCGGCTTTTGCATGGGCTGCGGCCGCACGCTTGCCGAGATCGGCGACTGGATGTCCTATTCGGATGAGGAAAGGCAGCGCATCATGACTGTCCTTGCCGCGCGCCTCTTTGCCGAACCGGCGACCCGGCTTCGCGAGACGTCCGCAATGCCGGAGCAACGTTCATGA